A portion of the Haliaeetus albicilla chromosome 29, bHalAlb1.1, whole genome shotgun sequence genome contains these proteins:
- the NOP9 gene encoding nucleolar protein 9 gives MLGSKRPFSSASAMGVRREGRNAIGPGSGLEPETAGYFRRALETLQEGLSPEELALFAPNVLAEAAAAGPGVALDPGGSRVLQALLPQAPLGVLGQILPPLVSGGLGGPAGHPLGARVLEAALGRVLPALGEAVGLAKEEEEEKEEEEEEEEAVGPVEEAVGRLAAAVRDDPVAFARHPAGSFVVRALLRVLGGAPGAGVPQLPPGGAEPKTKGVELAHKGAEPASQGAELPPSFPPLLGQLAQAFEEHLTSLLSPAGASLCLQVALEVLHRSQSPACSRLCDALIGRLAPPGPAPAESALVGGLQDPERSRLLEAAMAVAGPRRLRELFRQQLKGRLRGVAAHRVANHGLQRLLDHAPADVVGEVLSELGPALAEPLARGHPGVLTALLGACRRHPGLQQEALRCLFQAFGCWEPRERRKACVGLLAGLRPFGGGDKAAEGAEPEPSLGPITLHGSLLLQHLLHFGDPALVLGGLKALPPAALLALARSPPGSRVWDALLASPTVPTRARRRLLRKLKGHFLSLACHRNGSRVLDAVWVSASGPARAAIADELASQHEVLQRDPHGRGVARTLALDLFRRRRRLWERLQAAPGRRNLLGPLLED, from the exons ATGCTGGGATCGAAGCGGCCTTTCTCTTCCGCCTCCGCCATGGGGGTGAGGCGGGAGGGTCGGAACGCGATCGGGCCGGGATCGGGGCTGGAGCCCGAAACCGCTGGATATTTCCGACGGGCTCTGGAGACGTTACAGGAGGGGCTGAGCCCGGAGGAACTCG cCCTTTTTGCCCCCAACGTGctggcggaggcggcggcggcagggccGGGGGTAGCCCTGGACCCGGGGGGGTCGCGGGTtctgcaggctctgctgccccaggcccccctgggggtgctggggcaaATCCTGCCCCCCTTGGTGTcggggggactgggggggccggcggggcaCCCGTTGGGTGCCCGGGTCCTGGAGGCCGCCCTGGGGAGGGTGCTGCCCGCCCTGGGGGAGGCCGTGGGGCTGGcgaaggaggaggaagaggaaaaggaggaagaggaggaggaagaggaggccgTGGGGCCGGTGGAAGAAGCCGTGgggcggctggcggcggcggtgAGGGACGACCCGGTGGCTTTCGCCCGGCACCCAGCCGGCAGTTTCGTGGTTCGGGCGCTGCTgcgggtgctggggggtgcCCCAGGGGCAG GAGTCCCTCAGCTGCCCCCCGGAGGGGCGGAGCCGAAGACGAAAGGGGTGGAGCTGGCACACAAGGGGGCGGAGCCAGCCTCGCAGGGGGCGGAgcttcccccttccttcccgCCTCTCCTGGGGCAATTAGCGCAGGCCTTCGAGGAGCATCTCACGT ccctgttgTCTCCGGCCGGCGCCAGTCTCTGCCTGCAGGTGGCGCTGGAGGTGCTGCACCGCAGCCAATCGCCTGCCTGCTCCCGCCTCTGCGATGCCCTCATTGGACGGCtggccccgcccggccccgcccctgCTGAGAG CGCCCTGGTGGGCGGGCTGCAGGACCCCGAGCGCAGTCGGCTGCTGGAGGCGGCCATGGCGGTGGCGGGGCCCCGGCGCCTGCGGGAGCTCTTCCGGCAGCAGCTGAAGGGCCGCCTACGGGGCGTGGCCGCCCACCGGGTGGCCAATCACGGGCTGCAGCGCCTGCTGGACCACGCCCCCGCTGACGTG GTGGGGGAGGTGCTGTCGGAGCTGGGCCCCGCCCTGGCCGAGCCCTTGGCCCGGGGCCACCCCGGGGTCCTCACCGCCCTGCTGGGGGCCTGCCGGCGCCACCCCGGCCTCCAGCAGGAGGCGCTGCGATGCCTTTTCCAG GCTTTCGGCTGCTGGGAGCCGCGGGAACGACGAAAGGCCTGCGTGGGGCTCCTGGCCGGGCTCCGCCCCTTTGGAGGCGGAGACAAGGCTGCAGAGGGGGCGGAGCCAGAG CCCTCGCTGGGTCCCATCACCCTCCACggctccctcctgctccagcacctgctcCATTTCGGGGACCCGGCGCTCGTCCTGGGGGGGTTAAAAGCTCTGCCCCCCGCCGCGCTCCTCGCCCTGGCTCGCAGCCCCCCCGGCAGCCGGGTTTGGGACGCCCTCCTCGCCTCCCCCACCGTCCCCACCCGCGCTCGACGCCGTCTCCTCCGCAAACTGAAG GGTCACTTTCTCTCGCTGGCGTGTCACCGCAACGGCAGCCGCGTCCTCGACGCCGTCTGGGTCTCCGCCTCCGGCCCCGCCCGCGCCGCCATCGCCGACGAGCTGG CGTCCCAGCACGAGGTCCTCCAGCGCGACCCCCACGGCCGGGGGGTGGCGCGGACCCTCGCCCTCGACCTTTTCCGACGACGACGACGACTGTGGGAGCGGCTACAGGCGGCCCCCGGCCGCCGCAACCTCCTGGGACCCCTTTTGGAGGACTGA
- the NOP10 gene encoding H/ACA ribonucleoprotein complex subunit 3, producing MFLQCYSDERGERVYTLKKVSPAGQPTRSAHPARFSPDDKFSRHRLALKRRFGVLPTQRARPLL from the exons ATGTTCCTGCAGTGCTACAGCGACGAGCGCGGCGAGCGCGTTTACACCCTGAAG AAGGTGTCCCCGGCCGGACAACCCACCCGTTCGGCCCACCCGGCCCGTTTTTCCCCCGATGACAAGTTCTCCCGGCATCGCCTGGCCCTGAAGCGGCGGTTCGGCGTCCTGCCCACCCAACGGGCACGGCCGCTCCTCTGA
- the CIDEB gene encoding LOW QUALITY PROTEIN: lipid transferase CIDEB (The sequence of the model RefSeq protein was modified relative to this genomic sequence to represent the inferred CDS: inserted 1 base in 1 codon) produces MSVDGFYGGPSPPAAPPRELWTLTPEXLTPHPGMDVLRAVARRAWSPPAPQPRPFWVCDRRRGRPRGLVAASLEELREQAGEALSLGPLVTLVLAEDGTAVETEGFFGALAPHTPLMALAPGQHWEPPKSREHWEPDPPQERGLRPGAEVARVTVALTKTNPHDLVGQLRVTAAVRGLRCDVGGLGPERLLRELLRLLAAMTRAVGQSLLGLSAALRHLLDGASPHRVTYNR; encoded by the exons ATGTCGGTGGACGGATTTTATGGGGGTCCCTCCCCGCCAGCGGCTCCGCCCCGTGAACTTTGGACTTTGACGCCGG GCCTGACGCCTCATCCCGGGATGGACGTGCTGCG GGCGGTGGCCCGCCGGGCCTggtcccccccggcccctcagCCGCGACCCTTCTGGGTGTGCgaccggcggcgggggcggccccgggggctggTGGCCGCCAGCCTGGAGGAGCTGCGGGAGCAG GCGGGGGAGGCGCTGAGCCTGGGGCCGCTCGTGACGCTGGTGCTGGCAGAGGATGGGACAGCGGTGGAGACGGAGGGGTTTTTTGGGGCGCTGGCACCCCATACCCCCCTCATGGCCCTGGCgccagggcagcactgggagccTCCCAAG tccagggagcactgggagcccGACCCCCCCCAGGAACGGGGCCTCCGCCCCGGGGCCGAGGTGGCCCGCGTGACGGTGGCCCTGACCAAGACGAATCCCCACGACCTGGTGGGGCAGCTGCGGGTGACGGCGGCCGTCAGGGGCCTCCGCTGCGACGTGGGGGGGCTCGGCCCCGAGCGGCTCCTCAG ggagctgctgcggctgctgGCGGCCATGACACGTGCCGTGGGGCAGAGCCTCCTGGGCCTCTCGGCCGCTCTCCGCCATCTCCTCGACGGCGCTTCGCCCCACAGAGTGACCTACAACCGCTAA